In Panulirus ornatus isolate Po-2019 chromosome 30, ASM3632096v1, whole genome shotgun sequence, a single genomic region encodes these proteins:
- the LOC139758572 gene encoding uncharacterized protein, with translation MLLISMLANTGDGGSQRLGPEAKVAVDVAVMVRQVVKQHLSGCHLVLVTTSSDSNMFSNILRSMKTSVDGVVLVEAGKVFSQDQLDQDHLLQGLWGDTRTTCRALILDLTSTTSNNNYNNSAHLSLRLLELSGMWKLSDTRVVAVGGRVGVEAVLLHSSLRNTIHALYLDVQDPSLHTSLLHGHTRFSIAALEQGRSTLAKIF, from the exons ATGTTGCTGATTTCAATGCTGGCCAACACGGGGGATGGAGGTAGTCAGAGGCTTGGCCCTGAAGCGAAGGTGGCAGTCGACGTGGCTGTGATGGTCAGGCAGGTTGTGAAGCAGCATCTCAGTGGATGTCACTTGGTGCTCGTCACGACATCATCAGACTCAAATATGTTTTCAAACATACTCAG ATCCATGAAGActagtgtggatggtgtggtgttggtggaggcaggGAAGGTGTTCTCCCAGGACCAGCTGGACCAAGACCACCTCCTCCAGGGTCTGTGGGGGGACACTAGAACTACCTGCCGTGCTCTCATCCtcgacctcacctccaccaccagcaataaCAATTACAACAACAGTGCTCACCTCTCCCTCAG GCTGCTCGAGTTATCTGGGATGTGGAAGCTGTCAGATACTCgcgtggtggcggtgggtggaaGAGTAGGTGTGGAAGCCGTGCTGCTCCACTCTAGCCTCCGCAACACCATCCATGCCCTCTACCTGGACGTCCAAGACCCGAGTCTCCACACTTCACTACTCCACGGCCACACACGCTTCAGTATAGCCGCCTTGGAGCAAGGTCGGTCAACCCTCGCTAAAATCTTCTGA